The Manis javanica isolate MJ-LG chromosome 2, MJ_LKY, whole genome shotgun sequence genome contains a region encoding:
- the LOC108409429 gene encoding protein NipSnap homolog 3A-like isoform X2 has protein sequence MLAVRSALTRSLAARTPTPQVCSSFATGPRQYNGTFYEFRTYCFKPPKMNEFLENIKKNIHIRTAHSELIGFWKTEFGGRINKVFHIWKYDNFAHRAEVRKALAKDKEWQEQFLIPNLPLIDEHQNEITYLVPWCKLEKPPKEGVYELVIFEMKPGGPPLWGNAFKRAINAHVDLGYSKLIGVFHTEYGALNRVHVLWWNESAESRAAGRHQSHEDPRIVAAVRESVSYLVSQKNMLLIPTSFSPLK, from the exons ATGCTCGCCGTGCGAAGCGCCCTGACCAGAAGTCTAGCCGCGCGGACGCCGACGCCTCAG GTGTGTTCATCTTTTGCTACTGGCCCCAGACAATACAATGGAACATTCTACGAATTTCGTACTTATTGCTTTAAACCTCCAAAGATGAATGAGTTTCtggaaaacattaagaaaaacatacatattcGGACAGCTCATTCTGAATTGATTGGATTCTGGAAGACAGAATTTGGAGGCAGAATCAACAAAGTGTTTCATATTTGGAAGTATG ATAATTTTGCTCATCGAGCTGAAGTTCGGAAAGCCTTGGCCAAAGATAAGGAATGGCAAGAACAGTTTCTCATTCCAAATTTGCCTCTCATAGATGAACATCAGAATGAGATTACTTATCTGGTGCCATGGTGCAAATTAGAGAAGCCTCCAAAAGAAG GAGTATACGAACTGGTTATTTTTGAGATGAAACCTGGTGGGCCACCTCTGTGGGGTAACGCATTTAAAAGGGCAATTAATGCCCATGTTGATCTAGGCTACTCAAAGCTAATTGGAGTTTTCCACACAGAATATGGAGCACTCAACAGAG TTCACGTTCTTTGGTGGAATGAGAGTGCAGAGAGTCGTGCAGCTGGGAGACATCAGTCCCATGAGGATCCCAGAATCGTGGCAGCTG TTCGGGAAAGCGTCAGTTACCTCGTGTCTCAGAAGAATATGCTTCTGATTCCTACTTCATTTTCACCATTGAAATAG
- the LOC108409429 gene encoding protein NipSnap homolog 3A-like isoform X1 translates to MLAVRSALTRSLAARTPTPQHSYSLPPCYKVCSSFATGPRQYNGTFYEFRTYCFKPPKMNEFLENIKKNIHIRTAHSELIGFWKTEFGGRINKVFHIWKYDNFAHRAEVRKALAKDKEWQEQFLIPNLPLIDEHQNEITYLVPWCKLEKPPKEGVYELVIFEMKPGGPPLWGNAFKRAINAHVDLGYSKLIGVFHTEYGALNRVHVLWWNESAESRAAGRHQSHEDPRIVAAVRESVSYLVSQKNMLLIPTSFSPLK, encoded by the exons ATGCTCGCCGTGCGAAGCGCCCTGACCAGAAGTCTAGCCGCGCGGACGCCGACGCCTCAG catTCCTACAGTTTGCCTCCATGTTATAAG GTGTGTTCATCTTTTGCTACTGGCCCCAGACAATACAATGGAACATTCTACGAATTTCGTACTTATTGCTTTAAACCTCCAAAGATGAATGAGTTTCtggaaaacattaagaaaaacatacatattcGGACAGCTCATTCTGAATTGATTGGATTCTGGAAGACAGAATTTGGAGGCAGAATCAACAAAGTGTTTCATATTTGGAAGTATG ATAATTTTGCTCATCGAGCTGAAGTTCGGAAAGCCTTGGCCAAAGATAAGGAATGGCAAGAACAGTTTCTCATTCCAAATTTGCCTCTCATAGATGAACATCAGAATGAGATTACTTATCTGGTGCCATGGTGCAAATTAGAGAAGCCTCCAAAAGAAG GAGTATACGAACTGGTTATTTTTGAGATGAAACCTGGTGGGCCACCTCTGTGGGGTAACGCATTTAAAAGGGCAATTAATGCCCATGTTGATCTAGGCTACTCAAAGCTAATTGGAGTTTTCCACACAGAATATGGAGCACTCAACAGAG TTCACGTTCTTTGGTGGAATGAGAGTGCAGAGAGTCGTGCAGCTGGGAGACATCAGTCCCATGAGGATCCCAGAATCGTGGCAGCTG TTCGGGAAAGCGTCAGTTACCTCGTGTCTCAGAAGAATATGCTTCTGATTCCTACTTCATTTTCACCATTGAAATAG
- the LOC108409429 gene encoding protein NipSnap homolog 3A-like isoform X4, translating into MLAVRSALTRSLAARTPTPQHSYSLPPCYKVCSSFATGPRQYNGTFYEFRTYCFKPPKMNEFLENIKKNIHIRTAHSELIGFWKTEFGGRINKVFHIWKYDNFAHRAEVRKALAKDKEWQEQFLIPNLPLIDEHQNEITYLVPWCKLEKPPKEVHVLWWNESAESRAAGRHQSHEDPRIVAAVRESVSYLVSQKNMLLIPTSFSPLK; encoded by the exons ATGCTCGCCGTGCGAAGCGCCCTGACCAGAAGTCTAGCCGCGCGGACGCCGACGCCTCAG catTCCTACAGTTTGCCTCCATGTTATAAG GTGTGTTCATCTTTTGCTACTGGCCCCAGACAATACAATGGAACATTCTACGAATTTCGTACTTATTGCTTTAAACCTCCAAAGATGAATGAGTTTCtggaaaacattaagaaaaacatacatattcGGACAGCTCATTCTGAATTGATTGGATTCTGGAAGACAGAATTTGGAGGCAGAATCAACAAAGTGTTTCATATTTGGAAGTATG ATAATTTTGCTCATCGAGCTGAAGTTCGGAAAGCCTTGGCCAAAGATAAGGAATGGCAAGAACAGTTTCTCATTCCAAATTTGCCTCTCATAGATGAACATCAGAATGAGATTACTTATCTGGTGCCATGGTGCAAATTAGAGAAGCCTCCAAAAGAAG TTCACGTTCTTTGGTGGAATGAGAGTGCAGAGAGTCGTGCAGCTGGGAGACATCAGTCCCATGAGGATCCCAGAATCGTGGCAGCTG TTCGGGAAAGCGTCAGTTACCTCGTGTCTCAGAAGAATATGCTTCTGATTCCTACTTCATTTTCACCATTGAAATAG
- the LOC108409429 gene encoding protein NipSnap homolog 3A-like isoform X5, producing the protein MLAVRSALTRSLAARTPTPQVCSSFATGPRQYNGTFYEFRTYCFKPPKMNEFLENIKKNIHIRTAHSELIGFWKTEFGGRINKVFHIWKYDNFAHRAEVRKALAKDKEWQEQFLIPNLPLIDEHQNEITYLVPWCKLEKPPKEVHVLWWNESAESRAAGRHQSHEDPRIVAAVRESVSYLVSQKNMLLIPTSFSPLK; encoded by the exons ATGCTCGCCGTGCGAAGCGCCCTGACCAGAAGTCTAGCCGCGCGGACGCCGACGCCTCAG GTGTGTTCATCTTTTGCTACTGGCCCCAGACAATACAATGGAACATTCTACGAATTTCGTACTTATTGCTTTAAACCTCCAAAGATGAATGAGTTTCtggaaaacattaagaaaaacatacatattcGGACAGCTCATTCTGAATTGATTGGATTCTGGAAGACAGAATTTGGAGGCAGAATCAACAAAGTGTTTCATATTTGGAAGTATG ATAATTTTGCTCATCGAGCTGAAGTTCGGAAAGCCTTGGCCAAAGATAAGGAATGGCAAGAACAGTTTCTCATTCCAAATTTGCCTCTCATAGATGAACATCAGAATGAGATTACTTATCTGGTGCCATGGTGCAAATTAGAGAAGCCTCCAAAAGAAG TTCACGTTCTTTGGTGGAATGAGAGTGCAGAGAGTCGTGCAGCTGGGAGACATCAGTCCCATGAGGATCCCAGAATCGTGGCAGCTG TTCGGGAAAGCGTCAGTTACCTCGTGTCTCAGAAGAATATGCTTCTGATTCCTACTTCATTTTCACCATTGAAATAG
- the LOC108409429 gene encoding protein NipSnap homolog 3A-like isoform X3 has product MLAVRSALTRSLAARTPTPQHSYSLPPCYKVCSSFATGPRQYNGTFYEFRTYCFKPPKMNEFLENIKKNIHIRTAHSELIGFWKTEFGGRINKVFHIWKYDNFAHRAEVRKALAKDKEWQEQFLIPNLPLIDEHQNEITYLVPWCKLEKPPKEGVYELVIFEMKPGGPPLWGNAFKRAINAHVDLGYSKLIGVFHTEYGALNRVHVLWWNESAESRAAGRHQSHEDPRIVAAGRRKWASTEVSMSEV; this is encoded by the exons ATGCTCGCCGTGCGAAGCGCCCTGACCAGAAGTCTAGCCGCGCGGACGCCGACGCCTCAG catTCCTACAGTTTGCCTCCATGTTATAAG GTGTGTTCATCTTTTGCTACTGGCCCCAGACAATACAATGGAACATTCTACGAATTTCGTACTTATTGCTTTAAACCTCCAAAGATGAATGAGTTTCtggaaaacattaagaaaaacatacatattcGGACAGCTCATTCTGAATTGATTGGATTCTGGAAGACAGAATTTGGAGGCAGAATCAACAAAGTGTTTCATATTTGGAAGTATG ATAATTTTGCTCATCGAGCTGAAGTTCGGAAAGCCTTGGCCAAAGATAAGGAATGGCAAGAACAGTTTCTCATTCCAAATTTGCCTCTCATAGATGAACATCAGAATGAGATTACTTATCTGGTGCCATGGTGCAAATTAGAGAAGCCTCCAAAAGAAG GAGTATACGAACTGGTTATTTTTGAGATGAAACCTGGTGGGCCACCTCTGTGGGGTAACGCATTTAAAAGGGCAATTAATGCCCATGTTGATCTAGGCTACTCAAAGCTAATTGGAGTTTTCCACACAGAATATGGAGCACTCAACAGAG TTCACGTTCTTTGGTGGAATGAGAGTGCAGAGAGTCGTGCAGCTGGGAGACATCAGTCCCATGAGGATCCCAGAATCGTGGCAGCTG